In one window of Saprospiraceae bacterium DNA:
- a CDS encoding OmpA family protein, whose translation MNSEENYRSKIIPNFNPDQRFFTTIVCWFLCGFLFAQQPQDIFLQNGSFEDIPDCCKPPAGWQDCGFKGETPPDVQPALDDSNRPFFNVTKTAFAGNTYLGMVVRENDTYERVAQRLLKPLKKDHCYSFSIYLCRSDNYLSASNRNEPDKLKEFTQPILLRIWGGDAYCHQKQLLAESPLIHNTDWKKYEFEIEVKQDMWYFELEAFYKTPVLFPYNGNILLDNASHLSVIPCPSDAVAYAAYKKESQKTANGSSKVKENVKPKTQTSTPTNSSKPKQRILKYLDNKMAVGQVFKIEKLYFETDSATIKQESFEVLDELLEYLHKNKKVKIEIGGHTNNRCSEKFCERLSLERAEAVKEYLVENGIDPIRIMCKGYGRKNPVASNSTVDGRKLNQRVEIKILSITG comes from the coding sequence TTGAATTCAGAAGAAAATTACCGATCCAAAATTATCCCCAACTTCAATCCCGATCAGAGATTTTTTACAACGATTGTATGTTGGTTTTTATGTGGGTTCTTGTTTGCACAACAGCCGCAGGACATTTTCCTTCAAAATGGTTCTTTTGAAGACATTCCCGATTGTTGTAAACCCCCGGCGGGATGGCAGGATTGCGGATTTAAAGGCGAAACACCACCAGATGTCCAGCCAGCTTTAGATGATTCCAACCGCCCCTTTTTTAATGTAACGAAAACGGCCTTTGCCGGAAATACTTATTTGGGTATGGTCGTTCGCGAAAACGACACGTATGAACGCGTCGCGCAAAGATTATTGAAGCCTCTAAAAAAAGATCACTGTTATAGTTTCAGTATTTATTTATGCAGATCCGACAATTACCTGAGTGCATCCAACAGAAATGAACCCGATAAACTTAAAGAATTTACACAACCCATTTTGCTTAGGATTTGGGGCGGCGATGCATATTGCCATCAAAAACAATTGCTGGCTGAGTCACCTTTGATTCACAACACCGATTGGAAAAAATACGAGTTTGAAATAGAAGTCAAACAGGATATGTGGTATTTTGAATTAGAAGCTTTCTATAAAACTCCGGTTCTTTTTCCTTACAATGGTAATATCCTGCTCGACAATGCTTCTCACCTTTCTGTAATTCCTTGTCCATCTGATGCCGTTGCATATGCCGCTTACAAAAAAGAAAGCCAAAAAACGGCAAATGGAAGTAGCAAAGTAAAAGAGAATGTAAAGCCTAAAACTCAAACAAGTACACCGACAAATTCTTCCAAACCCAAACAAAGAATTCTCAAATATCTGGACAATAAAATGGCAGTAGGCCAGGTCTTTAAAATCGAAAAATTGTATTTTGAGACGGATTCCGCAACAATCAAACAAGAATCTTTTGAAGTACTTGACGAGTTGTTGGAATATTTACATAAAAATAAAAAAGTCAAAATCGAAATTGGTGGGCATACCAACAACCGTTGCTCTGAAAAATTTTGTGAGCGATTATCTTTAGAGCGGGCAGAAGCAGTTAAAGAATACCTGGTTGAAAATGGGATCGATCCGATCAGGATTATGTGCAAAGGCTATGGCCGGAAAAATCCGGTCGCATCCAATTCAACTGTTGATGGACGCAAACTCAACCAAAGAGTCGAAATCAAGATCCTTAGTATTACAGGTTGA
- a CDS encoding acyl-CoA dehydrogenase family protein: MSSGIDRYEGHDYYGLDELLQQEHLLARDAVRAWVKSEVSPIIEEYSEKAECPKHLFKGLAEIGAFGPSLPVEYGGGGMDEIAYGVIMQELERGDSGIRSMASVQGSLVMYPIYRFGSEEQKRKYLPKLGSGEFIGCFGLTEPDFGSNPGGMISNVKDDGDSYILNGAKMWITNSPVADIAVVWAKDENGDILGMIVEKGWKGYSAPEIHGKWSLRASITGELIFEDVRVPKSHVFPNVKGLKGPLSCLSKARYGIAWGSLGAALDCYDVALRYSKERIQFGKPIGAFQLTQKKLAEMITEITKAQLLVWRLGTLANQGKASPAQISMAKRNNVHTALVIAREARQILGGMGITNEYPIMRHMMNLETVLTYEGTHDIHLLITGMDVTGINAFGM; encoded by the coding sequence ATGAGTTCTGGTATAGACCGTTATGAAGGACACGATTATTATGGATTAGATGAACTGCTTCAGCAGGAGCATCTGCTGGCCCGGGATGCCGTCAGAGCCTGGGTAAAATCAGAAGTAAGCCCCATCATAGAAGAGTATTCTGAAAAAGCCGAATGCCCTAAACACCTGTTTAAGGGACTCGCAGAGATTGGAGCCTTTGGCCCCAGTTTGCCGGTTGAGTATGGCGGAGGAGGAATGGATGAAATTGCTTATGGAGTGATTATGCAGGAATTGGAAAGAGGTGACTCCGGAATCAGGTCAATGGCTTCTGTTCAAGGTTCGCTGGTCATGTACCCTATATATCGGTTTGGGTCGGAAGAACAAAAAAGAAAATACCTTCCTAAACTGGGATCTGGAGAATTTATTGGGTGTTTTGGCTTAACTGAACCTGATTTTGGTTCCAATCCAGGAGGTATGATCAGCAATGTCAAAGACGATGGCGATTCCTATATTTTAAATGGCGCCAAGATGTGGATTACCAACTCTCCGGTGGCCGACATTGCCGTCGTTTGGGCCAAAGACGAAAACGGCGACATTCTGGGAATGATTGTAGAAAAGGGGTGGAAAGGCTATTCTGCGCCAGAAATACACGGAAAATGGTCATTGCGGGCATCCATCACGGGTGAACTGATCTTTGAAGATGTCCGGGTACCAAAATCCCATGTTTTTCCAAACGTAAAAGGTCTGAAAGGACCCTTGTCGTGCTTGTCGAAAGCCCGTTATGGAATTGCCTGGGGATCTCTGGGAGCTGCATTGGATTGTTACGACGTGGCTTTGAGATATTCGAAAGAAAGAATTCAATTTGGGAAGCCCATTGGAGCCTTTCAGCTCACCCAAAAGAAGTTGGCTGAAATGATTACTGAAATTACAAAAGCACAATTATTGGTTTGGAGACTGGGCACCCTGGCCAATCAGGGAAAAGCAAGTCCGGCCCAAATTTCCATGGCCAAGCGAAACAATGTGCATACAGCCCTGGTCATTGCCAGAGAAGCCAGACAAATATTGGGAGGTATGGGCATCACCAATGAATATCCGATTATGCGGCATATGATGAATCTGGAGACTGTACTGACTTATGAAGGGACCCACGATATTCATTTACTGATCACGGGCATGGATGTCACCGGGATCAATGCCTTTGGAATGTAA
- a CDS encoding dihydroneopterin aldolase — MEDTNLMKISLSKLRFFGQYGLYEVEKKWLGELELDLEVLIPAPHYMPMKLADTVDYQYIYDLAAQVFSKKEELIENLAYELLALLKIQIPQAIALKIQVYKKPILKGPNAAVSVCFSWNSRQSGDGFE; from the coding sequence ATGGAAGATACGAATTTAATGAAAATCAGTCTGAGTAAACTTAGGTTTTTCGGACAATATGGCCTGTACGAGGTTGAAAAGAAATGGCTTGGCGAACTGGAATTGGATCTGGAAGTACTCATACCTGCCCCTCATTACATGCCCATGAAATTGGCAGATACGGTTGATTATCAATACATCTACGATCTGGCGGCTCAGGTATTTTCCAAAAAGGAAGAGCTTATTGAAAATCTGGCTTATGAATTACTTGCTTTGCTCAAAATCCAAATTCCTCAGGCCATTGCACTAAAAATTCAGGTTTACAAAAAGCCGATCCTGAAGGGGCCAAATGCTGCCGTTTCGGTTTGCTTTTCCTGGAATTCCAGGCAATCCGGAGATGGTTTCGAATAA
- a CDS encoding T9SS type A sorting domain-containing protein, which yields MKNLCTLLLLIFISGLNAQIIYTENDGPKIGTKVKEEYLEDITGYDLQDFIKTGGNQDWEISGSTISDDPYEYISVNDLPFRSMFPGCNMAEQIVPNTDSSYSMYQTTTNGLYLVGSYAPGTAIVFSQPLLLVKYPLMFGDTYQNDVTATFDAGGFPAQLEMKTNTVVDAWGTMKTKKGSFPCIRVKNVQLLEFFVAGFPFGSQTFTSHSWVAKTYAQPVASLSFIEIEDNNGISSDTSISILDEQEIVANEDVLKETLSLKISPNPVTDILYVAVPETKYNEAVYSIIDAQGKALIQGKAKQGEEIVINVQQLIPGNYLVQLVLDQKTSLFDILTKP from the coding sequence ATGAAAAATTTATGTACACTTTTATTACTGATTTTTATCTCTGGCCTGAATGCACAGATTATTTATACTGAAAACGATGGTCCTAAAATTGGAACCAAAGTAAAGGAAGAATATCTCGAAGATATCACTGGATACGACCTTCAGGATTTTATAAAAACAGGGGGAAACCAAGACTGGGAGATCAGCGGTTCCACTATTTCAGACGATCCTTATGAATACATTTCTGTGAACGACCTACCATTCAGAAGCATGTTTCCAGGTTGTAACATGGCCGAACAGATAGTGCCTAATACTGACAGCAGTTATTCCATGTACCAGACTACCACCAATGGACTTTATTTGGTGGGTTCTTATGCTCCGGGTACAGCCATTGTTTTTAGTCAGCCTTTATTGCTGGTAAAGTATCCATTGATGTTTGGCGATACGTATCAAAATGACGTAACGGCCACCTTTGATGCCGGCGGATTTCCCGCACAGCTGGAAATGAAAACCAATACTGTTGTGGATGCATGGGGGACTATGAAAACTAAAAAAGGTAGCTTCCCCTGTATCAGAGTTAAAAATGTGCAGTTGCTGGAATTTTTTGTGGCTGGTTTTCCCTTTGGGAGCCAGACCTTCACCAGTCATTCATGGGTCGCTAAAACTTATGCTCAACCGGTGGCCAGCTTGTCTTTTATCGAAATTGAAGACAATAATGGAATTTCCAGCGATACTTCCATATCCATCTTGGATGAACAGGAAATTGTAGCAAACGAAGATGTTTTAAAAGAAACACTGTCTTTGAAAATCAGCCCCAATCCGGTCACAGATATCCTGTATGTAGCTGTACCCGAAACAAAATACAATGAAGCGGTATACTCCATTATTGACGCTCAGGGAAAAGCCTTAATCCAGGGAAAAGCAAAACAAGGTGAAGAAATTGTAATTAATGTACAGCAGCTGATACCCGGGAATTACCTGGTTCAACTTGTTTTAGATCAAAAGACATCTTTATTCGATATTCTGACTAAACCCTAA
- a CDS encoding cystathionine gamma-synthase — protein MKFNTKVIHAGVHPDPSTGAIMTPIFQTSTYVQEGPGKHKGFEYARTQNPTRQVLEENLASLENGYGGICFGSGLAAMDAVIKLLKSGDEVIATNDLYGGSYRQLVRIFEPMGIHSKYISMQDPSNLEQAITAQTKLIWIETPTNPLLGIVDITAICKIAHEKGLLVCVDNTFASPYLQTPLDLGADLVLHSATKYLGGHSDVVHGAVIAKSKELYEKLKFIQNASGAVPGPMDCFLVLRGIKTLHVRVERACQNAAKIAEFLIGHPKVSRVLYPGFSSHPNHLIAKNQMRGFGAMVSFDLTSQVLEDAIKLMASTKIFACAESLGGVESLIGHPASMTHASIPREDRIANGLTDTLVRLSVGIEDADDLIEDLRQALAVI, from the coding sequence ATGAAATTTAATACAAAAGTCATTCATGCTGGCGTCCATCCGGATCCTTCAACCGGTGCCATCATGACCCCAATTTTTCAAACATCCACCTATGTGCAGGAAGGTCCGGGAAAACACAAAGGATTTGAGTATGCCCGTACACAAAATCCAACCAGACAGGTACTGGAAGAAAACCTCGCCTCACTTGAAAACGGATACGGCGGTATCTGTTTTGGCAGTGGTTTGGCTGCTATGGATGCAGTCATCAAATTATTGAAAAGTGGCGACGAGGTCATCGCAACAAATGACCTTTACGGCGGATCATACAGGCAATTGGTAAGAATTTTCGAACCGATGGGAATTCACAGTAAATATATTTCCATGCAAGATCCATCGAATCTCGAGCAAGCCATTACCGCCCAAACGAAATTGATCTGGATAGAAACTCCTACAAACCCGCTACTGGGAATTGTCGACATAACAGCGATTTGTAAAATTGCTCATGAAAAGGGATTGTTGGTATGTGTCGATAACACATTTGCATCTCCCTATTTACAAACTCCTCTGGATCTCGGAGCTGATCTGGTCTTGCATTCCGCCACCAAATATTTAGGAGGTCATTCGGATGTTGTGCATGGGGCAGTCATCGCGAAAAGTAAGGAGCTTTACGAGAAATTAAAATTTATTCAAAACGCATCCGGGGCCGTACCAGGCCCAATGGATTGTTTTTTAGTACTGCGCGGAATTAAAACGCTTCATGTACGGGTCGAACGGGCCTGTCAGAATGCTGCTAAAATAGCAGAGTTTCTAATCGGTCATCCAAAAGTATCTCGGGTCCTTTATCCCGGTTTTTCCTCTCATCCCAACCACCTGATCGCAAAAAATCAAATGAGGGGTTTTGGAGCCATGGTTTCATTTGACCTCACGAGTCAGGTTTTGGAAGATGCAATCAAGCTTATGGCTTCAACCAAAATTTTTGCCTGTGCAGAATCCCTTGGCGGCGTAGAATCTCTGATAGGGCATCCGGCAAGCATGACCCATGCCTCCATTCCGAGAGAGGACCGCATAGCCAACGGACTTACGGATACACTGGTCCGCCTGAGTGTAGGAATCGAAGACGCGGATGACCTCATTGAAGATTTGCGTCAGGCACTGGCAGTTATCTAA
- a CDS encoding succinate dehydrogenase cytochrome b subunit, with amino-acid sequence MNWLIDFLFRSSIGRKTVMSLSGIFLILFLVVHLAGNLQLLANDGGKQFNVYAHFMTQNPIIKSISYILYFTILLHTVQGIALAIQNRKAKGGAYKVSSDATVSAFSKYMVHLGIIIFIFLLIHLYQFWLQVKTGNVQMVNYPNSEKQYQDLYILVIEAFKSLSYVIFYVVCMIVVGMHLWHGFQSAFQTLGLNHRKYNGLIRGAGMAYAVLVSLGFAIIPVLIYLRQV; translated from the coding sequence ATGAATTGGTTAATCGATTTTCTTTTTCGCTCCTCCATCGGACGAAAAACGGTCATGAGTTTATCTGGCATCTTTCTCATCTTGTTTTTAGTGGTCCATCTTGCGGGTAATTTGCAATTACTGGCAAATGATGGAGGTAAGCAGTTTAATGTGTACGCGCACTTTATGACGCAAAACCCAATCATCAAATCCATTTCGTATATCCTGTACTTCACGATATTGTTGCATACCGTTCAAGGCATAGCACTGGCTATTCAGAACAGGAAAGCGAAAGGAGGAGCTTATAAAGTATCTTCGGATGCAACGGTATCGGCATTTTCTAAATACATGGTTCACCTGGGAATCATTATTTTCATTTTCCTATTGATCCATCTTTATCAATTTTGGCTTCAAGTGAAAACCGGAAATGTTCAGATGGTGAATTATCCAAATTCCGAAAAACAGTATCAGGATCTTTACATACTCGTGATTGAAGCGTTTAAAAGTTTGTCGTATGTGATTTTTTATGTGGTGTGTATGATTGTTGTTGGAATGCACCTGTGGCACGGATTTCAATCGGCTTTTCAAACACTGGGACTGAATCACAGAAAATACAATGGATTGATCCGGGGGGCTGGCATGGCCTATGCAGTGCTCGTTTCATTAGGTTTTGCGATCATTCCAGTGCTCATCTATTTACGTCAAGTTTGA
- a CDS encoding fumarate reductase/succinate dehydrogenase flavoprotein subunit → MKFDSKIPAGPLEEKWKQYKSKVPLVSPANKRKLDIIVVGSGLAGASAAASLGELGYNVSCFTFHDSPRRAHSIAAQGGINAAKNYMNDGDSVYRLFYDTIKGGDYRAREANVYRLAEVSAAIIDQAVAQGVPFAREYGGLLENRSFGGVQVSRTFYARGQTGQQLLIGAYQALSRQISLGSVKMYNRHEMLELVMVDGKARGIIARNLLDGKVERFGAHCVVLATGGYGNVFYLSTNAMGCNTTAIWKAVQNGALLGNPCYTQIHPTCIPVSGDYQSKLTLMSESLRNDGRVWVPAKKEDAEAIRRGQKTANDIEEKDRDYFLERRYPAFGNLVPRDVASRAAKVECDKGLGVSPTGLAVYLDFSAAIKRYGKSKANVLGLHDPDEPTIIKLGQAVVSEKYGNLFEMYEKITGEDPYKTPMKIYPAVHYTMGGLWVDYNLETNIPGLFALGEANFSDHGANRLGASALMQGLADGYFVLPYTIGQFLSGEIRTPKIDTQSSAFEEAEKKVNDSIARFFTIKGKQSVESFHRRLGKLMWDYCGMARNAEGLKFARNAIRELREEFWRDVYVPGQANEFNPELEKAGRVADFLELGELMVIDALNRNESCGGHFREEYQTEEGETLRDDENFNYVSAWSWTDLSKDPELFKEILEYENVKIASRSYK, encoded by the coding sequence ATGAAATTTGATTCGAAAATTCCTGCCGGACCCTTAGAAGAAAAGTGGAAACAATACAAATCCAAAGTTCCACTCGTGTCTCCGGCCAATAAAAGAAAGTTAGACATCATTGTTGTTGGATCTGGTCTTGCCGGGGCTTCTGCAGCGGCAAGTCTGGGAGAATTGGGATACAATGTTTCGTGTTTTACTTTTCACGACAGTCCTCGGCGCGCCCATAGTATTGCTGCACAAGGAGGAATCAACGCGGCAAAAAATTACATGAATGACGGCGATAGCGTCTATCGTTTGTTTTACGATACCATCAAAGGCGGGGATTACCGAGCACGCGAAGCCAATGTTTACCGATTGGCTGAGGTCAGTGCAGCAATTATTGATCAGGCCGTCGCTCAGGGAGTTCCTTTTGCCCGGGAGTATGGCGGATTGCTCGAAAACAGATCGTTTGGGGGAGTTCAGGTCAGCAGAACCTTTTATGCCCGGGGACAAACCGGACAACAATTATTGATTGGAGCTTACCAGGCACTGAGCAGACAAATATCCCTGGGTTCTGTTAAAATGTACAACCGTCACGAAATGCTTGAACTGGTCATGGTTGATGGAAAAGCCAGAGGAATTATTGCCCGAAATCTTCTCGATGGTAAAGTGGAGAGGTTCGGGGCACATTGCGTGGTCCTGGCTACCGGTGGCTATGGGAATGTATTTTATCTTTCAACGAATGCCATGGGTTGCAATACAACAGCCATCTGGAAAGCCGTTCAAAACGGGGCACTCCTGGGCAACCCCTGTTATACGCAGATCCATCCAACCTGCATTCCCGTTTCAGGCGACTACCAGTCAAAACTTACTTTAATGTCTGAATCTTTGCGGAATGATGGTCGCGTTTGGGTTCCTGCGAAAAAAGAAGATGCAGAAGCCATAAGACGTGGTCAGAAAACGGCAAACGACATTGAAGAAAAAGATCGCGATTATTTTCTGGAACGCAGGTATCCTGCATTCGGTAATCTGGTGCCGCGCGACGTGGCTTCCCGTGCAGCTAAAGTGGAATGCGACAAAGGGCTGGGTGTGAGTCCGACGGGCCTTGCGGTATATCTGGATTTCAGTGCAGCGATCAAACGTTATGGCAAATCGAAGGCAAATGTTCTGGGTTTGCACGATCCCGACGAACCAACAATCATCAAATTAGGTCAGGCTGTGGTTTCCGAAAAATACGGCAACCTGTTTGAGATGTACGAAAAAATAACCGGTGAAGATCCCTATAAAACTCCCATGAAAATTTATCCGGCTGTCCACTATACCATGGGTGGATTGTGGGTCGATTATAATCTGGAGACCAATATTCCCGGATTATTTGCTTTGGGCGAAGCCAACTTTTCAGATCACGGAGCAAATCGCCTGGGGGCTTCCGCTTTGATGCAGGGTCTTGCTGATGGTTATTTTGTATTGCCTTATACCATCGGACAATTTTTATCGGGAGAGATCAGAACACCAAAAATTGATACCCAGTCATCAGCATTTGAAGAGGCTGAAAAAAAAGTAAACGATAGCATCGCACGTTTCTTCACAATCAAAGGAAAGCAATCCGTTGAATCATTTCACCGGAGATTGGGAAAACTCATGTGGGATTATTGCGGTATGGCGAGGAATGCAGAAGGATTGAAATTTGCAAGAAATGCCATTCGCGAACTCCGCGAAGAATTTTGGCGCGATGTCTATGTTCCGGGCCAGGCCAACGAATTCAATCCTGAATTGGAAAAAGCGGGCCGCGTCGCCGATTTCCTGGAACTGGGAGAATTGATGGTCATCGATGCATTGAATCGAAATGAATCCTGCGGCGGCCATTTCCGGGAAGAATACCAAACAGAAGAAGGTGAAACCTTACGCGATGATGAAAATTTTAATTATGTCTCCGCATGGTCCTGGACCGACCTCTCCAAAGATCCCGAGTTATTTAAAGAAATACTCGAGTACGAGAATGTGAAGATTGCGAGCAGGAGTTATAAATAG
- a CDS encoding four helix bundle protein, producing MGDYKSLIVYQKAFDLAMQIFELTKKFPTEEKYSLTDQMRRSSRSVSTNIAEAYRKRKYPAHFVSKLSNADMENSETSVWLEFSKKCIYISESEFLNLKTTNDEIGKLLQYMINNPGKFGTNNT from the coding sequence ATGGGCGATTATAAAAGTTTAATTGTTTATCAAAAGGCTTTTGATTTGGCTATGCAAATTTTTGAACTAACGAAAAAATTTCCTACTGAAGAGAAATATAGTTTAACGGATCAGATGAGAAGGTCATCCCGGTCTGTAAGCACAAATATTGCGGAAGCTTATCGAAAAAGAAAGTATCCGGCGCATTTCGTTTCTAAATTATCTAATGCAGATATGGAAAATTCGGAGACTTCTGTTTGGTTGGAATTTTCTAAAAAATGTATTTATATTTCAGAGAGTGAATTCCTCAATTTAAAAACTACAAATGATGAAATTGGCAAATTGTTACAATATATGATAAACAACCCGGGTAAATTTGGAACAAACAATACTTAA
- a CDS encoding succinate dehydrogenase/fumarate reductase iron-sulfur subunit yields the protein MKLNLKIWRQPEPNAKGGFENYQVEANEHMSFLEMLDVLNEQLIAERKEPVAFDHDCREGICGACSMVINGRPHGPNSGTTTCQLHIRFFKEGDQIVIEPFRARAFPVVKDLVVDRSAFDRIIQAGGYISVNTGQAIDGNAIPVQREMASKSFDAAACIGCGACVAACPNGSAMLFVGAKVSHLGLLPQGKIEHNRRVQNMVKQMDEEGFGNCSNVGACEAECPKEISLENIARLNRSLLGSVLSSD from the coding sequence ATGAAGTTAAATTTAAAAATCTGGCGTCAACCTGAACCGAATGCAAAAGGAGGATTTGAAAATTATCAGGTGGAAGCCAATGAGCACATGTCCTTTTTGGAGATGCTCGACGTGTTGAATGAGCAATTGATTGCTGAACGCAAGGAACCCGTTGCATTTGATCACGATTGCAGAGAAGGTATCTGTGGAGCCTGCAGCATGGTAATCAATGGAAGACCACATGGGCCTAATTCGGGAACCACAACATGTCAGTTGCATATAAGATTTTTTAAAGAGGGAGATCAGATAGTGATCGAACCTTTCCGCGCAAGAGCATTTCCTGTAGTCAAGGATTTGGTGGTCGACAGGTCCGCATTTGACCGGATCATTCAGGCAGGAGGTTATATATCGGTAAATACCGGACAAGCCATCGATGGCAATGCTATACCGGTGCAGAGAGAGATGGCTTCCAAGTCTTTTGACGCGGCAGCCTGTATTGGTTGCGGTGCCTGTGTTGCAGCCTGTCCCAACGGATCAGCCATGTTATTTGTAGGTGCGAAAGTTTCCCATCTGGGGCTTCTGCCGCAGGGAAAAATCGAACATAACCGTCGGGTACAAAACATGGTTAAACAAATGGACGAAGAAGGATTTGGAAACTGCAGCAATGTGGGAGCCTGTGAAGCTGAATGTCCTAAGGAGATCAGTCTTGAGAATATTGCCCGTTTAAACCGAAGTCTGCTTGGATCGGTATTGAGTTCAGATTAG
- a CDS encoding bifunctional hydroxymethylpyrimidine kinase/phosphomethylpyrimidine kinase produces MSILTIGTMAFDSIQTPFGAVEKVIGGACTYISWAASYWYKDINLVSIVGEDFPEEEVSALRQRGVNMDGLVRVQGKKSFYWAGKYHADLNNRDTLVTDLNVLADFNPVLPESYKKCEYIMLGNLTPDIQLSVLDQLAQKPKLIVLDTMNFWMNNSMDTLRKVIARTDLLTINDEEARQLSGEHSLVRAANKIHEMGPAFLVIKKGEHGALLFHNGQIFFAPGIPVPDVVDPTGAGDSFAGGMIGYLARTKDLSFSNMKTAIIYGSAMASFCVEDFSLSRIRNLTQEEIYERIRQFEQLSTFDVKELPVLNV; encoded by the coding sequence ATGAGTATATTGACGATAGGTACGATGGCCTTTGATTCCATCCAAACGCCATTTGGCGCAGTTGAAAAAGTCATTGGAGGTGCCTGTACATATATCAGTTGGGCAGCATCTTACTGGTACAAGGATATAAATCTGGTATCTATAGTTGGAGAAGATTTTCCTGAAGAAGAGGTATCGGCGCTTCGCCAAAGAGGCGTGAATATGGATGGGCTTGTTCGGGTTCAAGGAAAAAAATCATTTTACTGGGCGGGAAAATATCATGCAGATCTCAACAACCGGGATACGCTGGTCACCGATTTGAATGTGCTGGCAGATTTCAACCCGGTTTTGCCGGAATCTTACAAAAAATGTGAGTACATCATGTTGGGAAATCTGACTCCCGACATCCAGTTGTCCGTTCTTGATCAACTTGCACAAAAGCCAAAGCTTATTGTATTGGACACAATGAATTTTTGGATGAATAATTCCATGGATACCTTGAGGAAGGTTATAGCCAGAACCGATTTATTGACCATCAATGATGAAGAAGCGCGTCAGCTTTCAGGTGAGCACAGTCTCGTTCGGGCAGCGAATAAAATTCACGAAATGGGACCCGCTTTTCTGGTTATTAAGAAAGGAGAACACGGCGCTTTATTGTTTCACAACGGACAGATCTTTTTTGCACCCGGCATTCCTGTTCCTGATGTTGTCGATCCAACGGGTGCCGGTGATAGCTTTGCCGGTGGAATGATCGGGTATCTTGCAAGAACCAAAGACCTGAGTTTTTCCAATATGAAAACGGCAATTATTTATGGTTCTGCGATGGCCTCTTTTTGTGTTGAAGATTTCAGTTTGAGCAGGATCCGGAATTTAACTCAGGAAGAAATTTACGAAAGAATCAGACAGTTCGAGCAGTTGTCAACTTTTGATGTCAAGGAATTGCCTGTATTAAATGTATAA
- a CDS encoding helix-turn-helix transcriptional regulator, protein MKNKVKVYRAMFNISQEELAQALGVSRQSIYAIETSKYIPSTLLALRMARYFKCSVEELFEMEDGE, encoded by the coding sequence ATGAAAAACAAAGTAAAGGTCTACCGGGCGATGTTCAACATCTCTCAGGAGGAGCTGGCACAGGCTCTGGGCGTAAGCAGGCAAAGTATCTATGCCATTGAAACGTCGAAATATATTCCGTCCACATTATTGGCATTGAGGATGGCGAGATATTTTAAGTGTTCGGTGGAAGAGTTGTTTGAAATGGAAGATGGGGAATAA